A stretch of the Orcinus orca chromosome 1, mOrcOrc1.1, whole genome shotgun sequence genome encodes the following:
- the FAM43B gene encoding protein FAM43B codes for MLPWRRNKFVLVEDEAKCKAKSLSPGLAYTSLLSSFLRSCPDLLPDWPLERLGRVFRSRRQKVELNKEDPTYTVWYLGNAVTLHAKGDGCTDDAVGKIWARCGPGGGTKMKLTLGPHGIRMQPCERSGSGGSGGRRPAHAYLLPRITYCTADGRHPRVFAWVYRHQARHKAVVLRCHAVLLARAHKARALARLLRQTALAAFSDFKRLQRQSDARHVRQQHLLAGGAAASVPRAPLRRLLNAKCAYRPPAAERGRGAPRLSSIQEEDEDQDEEAEELEEGAPQSERPEVLSLARELRTCSLRGPPAPPPPSQPRRWKAGHRERAGQAR; via the coding sequence ATGCTGCCCTGGAGACGTAACAAATTCGTGCTAGTGGAGGACGAGGCCAAGTGCAAGGCGAAGAGCCTGAGCCCGGGGCTCGCCTACACGTCGCTGCTCTCCAGCTTCCTGCGCTCCTGCCCGGACCTGCTGCCCGACTGGCCGCTGGAGCGCCTGGGTCGCGTGTTCCGCAGCCGGCGCCAGAAAGTGGAGCTCAACAAGGAGGACCCGACCTACACCGTGTGGTACCTGGGCAACGCCGTCACCCTGCACGCCAAGGGCGACGGCTGCACCGACGACGCCGTGGGCAAGATCTGGGCGCGCTGCGGGCCGGGCGGGGGCACCAAGATGAAGCTGACGCTAGGGCCGCACGGCATCCGCATGCAGCCGTGCGAGCGCAGCGGCTCTGGGGGCTCGGGGGGCCGCAGACCGGCGCACGCCTACCTGCTGCCGCGCATCACCTACTGCACAGCGGACGGGCGCCACCCGCGCGTCTTCGCCTGGGTCTACCGCCACCAGGCGCGCCACAAGGCCGTGGTGCTGCGCTGCCACGCCGTGCTGCTGGCGCGGGCGCACAAGGCGCGCGCCCTGGCCCGCCTGCTCCGCCAGACCGCGCTGGCGGCTTTCAGCGACTTCAAGCGCCTGCAGCGCCAGAGCGACGCGCGCCACGTGCGCCAGCAGCACCTCCTCGCTGGGGGCGCCGCCGCCTCGGTGCCCCGCGCCCCGCTGCGCCGGCTGCTCAACGCCAAGTGCGCCTACCGGCCGCCGGCCGCCGAGCGCGGCCGCGGGGCGCCGCGCCTCAGCAGCATccaggaggaggacgaggaccaggacgaggaGGCGGAGGAGCTCGAGGAAGGAGCCCCCCAGAGCGAGCGGCCGGAGGTGCTCAGCCTGGCCCGGGAGCTGAGGACGTGCAGCCTGCGGGGCCCCCCGGCGCCTCCGCCGCCCTCGCAGCCTCGCCGCTGGAAGGCTGGCCACCGGGAGCGGGCGGGCCAGGCGCGCTGA